The genomic interval GGCCAAGAAATCCTGTGATCTCCAGAGTCAGGTGAGATCTTCCCAGAAGGACTGGCTCTCTGTGGATCAGTGAAATCGTGGTGCTTTCAGTGGGGTGACAACCAGGCCAGCCCTGTGCCCGGGTTAGAGAAAGCTGCTCTAACAGTACGTGAGCCACAGAAACCAGAGGCCCCTGCCTGATACAGCCTCTCCTGGTGACCTGCTCTGGTGTGGGACCTTCTCGGTTTTGGTCTCTCCAGGGGTTTAAGCATTTGAGGTTTACCCAGAACGTTTCCTGTGAGGTGTTTCAGAGTGAACCACCCTCAAGCATCTATACGGAAGTTGCTTAGGTTAGCCTGCAGAGAGTAGAATGCAAATGCATGCTTTGACCTTTGGGAGGTAAGTTCTGAAGTAAAAAAGTAGATATTTGGAAAATGTCCCCAGGATATGGTTTAGCTCTCCTAGGGCAGGTTCACGGACGGTTGAGGCACTCAGGGATGGGGGTGCATGCATGGAAAAGGCAACAAAATGGTGAAGAAGATCTGGCAAAGAGCCAGGTTTTGACAACCCTACAAAGTTGGCAGGAACACAGAACGACTGTGTCTCTGTTAGTATTAAAGCAGGAACCCAGAATGAAGTAAAGGCTCATCTAAGTTGGCACAAACTGCTCATGCTGATGGCAGACGTGTATTTTACCATTTCCGGTGCCTGGTTTTTCTTTACAGATACGGGTACATGGCAGCAGGTAAAGAAAATCTGCAGAATTAGAACCTGGTCACAGATACACCACTTTAGGTGACTGCTCTTCAAAGTGGCATTAATGCCAGTGAGGTGCGTCTTCTTGGACTTCTCTCCCGACACAAGCCATTCCTGTCCTTCTGTATTTTTGAACAGCAGAAAAGAATAACccatcttttttgtgtgtaggtgaaatgtaaagaaaattatcatCAGATTAAGGACAAAGATACAACAGTCCTAGAAACAGTGGATTATGACAGAACCAAGAACCTGAAGAATCTTTACAGCAGAGtgagttatttttctcttcttccctggaGACAATAACGGAATAGTTGGGATAAGCACCTTACCGCCCAGGTTTTTTCAGGCACTTCCAGTTTCCTATTTTATCTCCTCAGTAGTCCTAGTGACAATTCATTGAGCCCGAAGTGGAATATCACACCATGCTGTGCATTGGCACAGATTTGGGAGCTCCTTCCTTATTGCAGGTGAGCACTGTTGAAACTAGGCTACCCTCACCCTGGACTTGTCCTTCCCTGGCTTCTCCAGGGACAAGGGGCGTACAGCCtacaaagacactttttttttgtctcctctgAATTGGTTAAttcaacaaactttttaaaactttattttgaaactcTTTTAGGTTTCCAGAAAACTTGCAGAAAGAGTCCAGAGAATTCCAGCATAGTTTTGTCTGTAATACAATCATGGAAACTAAATTAACCTTGTTGCAGTGTAACTTACAGACTTCATCCAGATTTCACCAGGGTTTTTCCACTAATGTGCTTTTCTATGTCAGGCGCCAGCCTGTCATCCCATTTTGCATTTAATTCATATGACTCATTAGCTTTCTTCAATCTGATCATTTCTCAGTTTtcccttgtctttttctgattgtaaCACTTTTGAGGAATACTTTCCGGTTATTTTGTGGAATGCCCCTCCATTTGGTTTTATATGATGTCTTCTTATGATTGGATCAAGACAGTCCATTTTTGGCGAGTTTAACACAAAAGCTTCTCTCCGGCATCATGGCAGGTGGGACGTGATGCCGGTAACTGGTGATGTTGAACGTGGTGACTTGGTTAGGTGGCTGGCTGCTGAGCTTCTCTACTGTAATGTCgtgatttttccctttgttgttAATACATATCATGGAGGGAGATATTTTGGGACTTTGCAGATAGCCTGTTTCTCTTCAAATGTTCTCTCATGTATTTTACCATCTATTGATGGGTCTTGCCTGAAACAACTTTTAGTATAAAATATGCCTAttggtgattttctgttttttttttttcatccctccTACATTTATCAATTGGAATTCTTCGGTAAGAAACCACTCTTTCTTCCtaccatttgggttttttttttttacttgtatcaGTAAGTAATTATATCtgaactcatggatatttaatttcttctacGTGATGTAGTCTAATActgctatttattttgttgctcaaatcaTTTCACCTTTCCCCATTGGGTGCCTTTCAGGGTGGCTCCTATAAGAACTTAACATACTCTGTCATTGTTTTTGAGTGCTTCCTTACATTCTGGCACCACAAGATGTTCATCTTGTATTTACCTGCTCCAGATACCCcctctccaaggagccctggtttaTGTATTAAGGATTGGCATTTCAAAGGCAAAAATCTCAGCACTAGGCGTGCTCACTGCTGCTGGGACCCTTCTATGGACAGAGCTTAGAAATATATTATGGATACTAACCTCTATATGCATACATATcagtatttatttctatatttgtctAATTATATGTGTGCTTTGAACCATGAGTTCCTATTGATGCTTCCTATATCATTCAACACTACAGACTTTAGacttctatcttttatttttccaacttgtggcttttttttttcctagaaagccTGGCCCTCATTACCTATGacatgtttgcttatttgttcaacttttttaaaggttgtatttatttattcatgagacagagagaggcagagacacaggcagagggagaagcaggcttcttgcggagagctcaatgcgggactcgatcccaggaccccagggtcacgccctgggctgaagccagacactcacccctgagccccccaggcgctccTATTTGTTCAACTTTTATCGGCACATAGTTTTGAGAATTGCTAACCCATATTcctgtgagaaacaaatgtagTAACTACAGTATCTTATTGGTTATTTTTGTCTATAGCTTAATGAGTCAAAataccattttcaaaaataaactaaattgttTTCTAACTCACTTCCTTCAGCATAGTCTTGTTATGCATTTGTAACACAGTTAGGTTTATTTGTTATGATTTCTATTCCATTGGCGTCCTCTTCCCCATTCAGCttgattctgttttaatttaCACACAGTAAATCACTCTTTGTAGTATATAGTACTACaggatgttttttaaaacaagattttattgatttgagagagagagagagagcatgagcaggaagaggggcagaggaagagggagaagcagacttccctctgagcagcgTTCTCCAAGCtcatcttgacctgagctgaaggcagatgcttaacccactgagccacccaggtgcctctggactATGGCTTTTAACAAATGCAAAGTCATGTATTCACCCCAGTGAAGCCACAGAAAATCTATCACCTCAAAAttaccctcttccttttccttctttgagaCCCATAGAAGCATTTTCTGgacctatttttaaagaaacaaactttgaaaaaccttttccagaatgtcctgcaAATGGGATTATGAAGTCTGCAGCCGTCAggtctgtttctttgtcttaGTAAAATCCACATGTGTACTCTACACATTGCTGTAAAAACCAGTAGTTTATTGGATTTATTGCAGagtgtgatattccattgtatgaatataccacaatttattcattcacagtcCAAGGACACCTGGATTGTATCTAGTTtgtgacaattatgaataaagctgctatatacATTTGAGTATAGGTTTTTGTGcatatgtaatttttgttttcttgagtaaataaatacctaggagtggaaatcTTTCTTGAGCTCCCACTAGCTACAAAAATGTAAGATAggataaatagattttaagttaGTGGTTTTCACCCTTCAGGAATTCCTAGACCTAGAGCAAAGGAACACAGCGTCAAAAACTTTGTTTTCGTTTCCATACAGTAAAATGTCACTCTTTGTGGCCTACAGTACTATAGCTGTACAAATGCATATTCATACATTCACCACTGTTGTCAAGATGCAGTGCTCCATGATAACTGCCAAACTGAAATAAGTACTATGGAAGAGAACAGAATAATGGACCAGAAAATTATGGTCACAGCATTAAACCCATTATTTACTGAGGGGGACTTGGGTCCTGCTGAGTATGAAGATCAGGGGTTGTTAAGCAGTGTCtgaaaaaagatacaggaaaaatCCCCTTCTAAAGATCCAACCAGAGTGCATTTTCTGTACTCACAAAATGGTTTATAACCCCTGTAGAACCTGTACAAGGAAGCTTGGGATGGAGTGAAGCCACCAGCTACATCCTGCCTACCAGTACCATGTCCCTGATGCATGCTAAGAACCAGAAGCATCTGGCTAGCAATGTAAGTCAAGTGCATTGTGATGGCCTCTCACCCACCCTCTACCTTCCCCAGTTCTCCGCTCCTAGAATTTTTCTACTGattcatgtgttttatttatttattaatgaatttattttttattggtgttcaatttgccaacatacagaatagcacccagtggttatcctgtcaagtgcccccctcagtgcccgccacccattcacccccaccccccgccctcctccccttccaccacccccagtgttaggagtcttcatgctctgtctccctttctgatatttcctacccatttcttctcccttccctttaattccctttcactattatttatatttcccaaatgaatgagaccatataatgtttgtccttctctgattgacttattccactcagcataatcccctccagttccatccacatgtgttttatatattatatgtttgtgtatattgtaaaagaaaatctaaaattacaaTGAGCTATCTAGATATCGTATTAAGGTTTATgaacttcggggatccctgggtggcgcagcggtttggcgcctgcctttggcccagggcgcgatcctggagacccgggatcgaatcccacgtcgggctcccggtgcatggagcctgcttctccctctgcctgtgtctctgcctctctctctctctctgtatgactatcataaataaataaaaaatatattaaaaaaaagtttatgaactTCAACCCTTTATGCCCAGAATGTTCTTAAGTAAAGccttttattgtaaaattacCTATAACCTTCATTGCAGTCCTAAGAAGCTAGTTCTCTTTCAGAAGTTAACCTCCTTTAGAGACTTTTACCTCTTAATTGTGAACCTTttacatagcattttattttattttattttttaaagattttatttattcatgagagacagagacacaggcagaaggagaagcagactccccacaaggagcccgatgtgggactcgatcccagatcccaggatcacaccctgagccgaaggcagatgctcaactgctgagccacccaggcgtcccttacatAGCATTTTAGATCAGTATTTCTCAAACCCTGTTTTTTACCAGTGAGAATGTTGTatcaagtacacacacacacacacacacacacagctgacgtttATGTGACTTCCTTCTGACATATGACAGAAGACTATGTACTGCCAAACTAAAGGCAATACACTCtgatcttttcaattctattccattcgttTAAATGCTAGTGgtccaataaaatttttcaatGCCTTCTGGCCTAGAGATGCGTATTTAGTAAAAGACTTTGTTAGACAGTATACggaattaatttaatatttaccaGATCCCACCTGATTGCCATACATTCTTTACCTCGACTTCTCTGGTGTATAAGAAGGATTTAAGAACCAGATTGCCTTGAGACCTTGCACAATTTCCTACATAATTGgcatattattttatcttcccaGCGCCTATATAAATCAGTTTATGAAAAGAACAAGATGAGAATCCACATCGTGCCTGACATGGTGGAGATGGTTACTGCTAAGGAATCTCAGAAGAAAGGCAGTGAGATTGATTACTGCCTACACCTCTGTGAGTGGATTTGCCACCCTGACTTGCAAGTCAACAGCCACATCAGGAAAGTCACAGATCAGATCTACAGCAACGTAAGCCCACTGCTTGTGAAGGTCCCCCGCGCTGGCTCCACATGCCCATCCTGAGGGGAAGCAGACCCACCTGCATGTACCCTGGCCTTCTTCCAGCGTTGCTGTCCTCTGTACCCATGGGTCTGTCCCTGGAAGCAGGGCTCTGTGTGCCAGTGTTTTCACGGCACCCACAGCCTCATTGCATAACACCTTTCGAATGTCATTCGATAAAGTCCTCCCAGGCCCACTGGGTGTCTGTGTTTTTGGTGTTTGAGTTAcggtcagtttcttttttctaattcccTCTATCCACCGCAATCTTTAGATTGTATACAAGGATGACCTCAACTGGCTAAAGGGCATTGGATGCTACATCTCGGACATTCCTGAAATTCTTCATGCCAAGCATGCTTATGTTCTATGTAACCATGTGAGTTTGCCctatcttatggttttttttttaaagtgtatttccttttctacGTAGTCTAAGTCAAAGGGGGAGTTATGTACATTGTCACAGACCAGCTATGTCTTAAATGGTGTTGAGGATGGCTGATCTGGAGAAGAATGCTAAGGAGCAGGGAACGGCTGTTTCTTGGAATGCGCGTAGCTCTCTATTCAACAACACGGTCGAGCTGTCCTGTTGTCCTTCCCTGGAACCTCTCTCTACATTTGGACTATTTCAGATCTATCAAGCACATGATTCTCCTATTAGGGAAATCTCACTTGTGAGGTGTTTGTGACGCTATAGACAGGACCTATTTATAAAGAGAGAATTTGCTAAGCAAATTAACACTGTAATAAAGGTTTCAGTAAAAATGCGTAAATGTTCCTAGAAGAGCAGTTGTCAAGCCTGCTAGAAGGCTCTAGAAGCTCCATAGGACTATAAGCATCGATTATGCAGATTGTCCTAAAATTCAAATGCCTCCTGGTCGATTGAATATGTGCTAATGAAAGTAAATGTCATGAGTTAAAAGCAACCAAACCCTCCATGAAAGCAGCAATTTCTAGAACCGTAAACGGTCTACCACAGGCTTCTTTTATTCCTCTTGGCAGATCAAGTACAAATCTCACACACAGAAGACCAGGAATGGCTACAAGTTAGTCACAGACACACAAGTCTATGTGCAGGCTGTGAAAAGTGGGAAACAACTGAGTGATGTAAGTCCCCGTGGGGAAGTCGTGTGGACAGTAATAAATGGGGCCACCACTCAAAcagaagtggcaaaaaaaaaaaaaaaagaaaagaaaaagtaagtggcTTTTGCTAACTGGGAGACCAGAGTTAGTGTCCTAGATAGTACTTATGGTTCTGCTCATATTTCCTAAAACCTGGTGTGTTCAATCAGTTCCCAAGGTGGAGGTAGAAATGCTATAACTATGGAATACTCAGTGTTTTAGAGTTTTTtgctttaaagttgttttttgagGCCTCGTGTCAAGAGCAGCAGTTGTATCTTGCTGGTCAGCCCTCTGGAAAATTAGAGCTGGTC from Canis aureus isolate CA01 chromosome 27, VMU_Caureus_v.1.0, whole genome shotgun sequence carries:
- the LOC144299460 gene encoding nebulin-like codes for the protein MSLMHAKNQKHLASNRLYKSVYEKNKMRIHIVPDMVEMVTAKESQKKGSEIDYCLHLCEWICHPDLQVNSHIRKVTDQIYSNIVYKDDLNWLKGIGCYISDIPEILHAKHAYVLCNHIKYKSHTQKTRNGYKLVTDTQVYVQAVKSHLPP